The nucleotide window CGCCCTGCGGCAGAGGGTTTTCACCGCGCCGCACGCCGGGGAGGATCAATGGTCGTCAGGAGAGCGCTGCTGGGTGACCGGTCATCACGGCGCCGCGGCGCCAGCGCGAGCTGTGGGCCGGCGTGTCAGGGCGCGCTGGGCGGGGCCAGACGCTCGCCGGCCCGCACGGCGTCGGGCAGGCGATTGGACGCCGGCGGCAGCGGGCACGTCCACCCGTCCCCGTACGCGCAGTACGGGTGGTACGCCATGTTGAAATCCACGTCCACCCACAGCTCGCCGTCGTCCGCCAGGGGGGCGTCCAGGTAGCGGCCGGCGCCGTAGGTCTCCTCGCCGCTGGTCGCGTCCCGGAACGGGATGAACACCCGCTGCGGGCGCTCCTCGCCCAGTGGGGCGTACACCGTC belongs to Deinococcus metalli and includes:
- a CDS encoding DUF1684 domain-containing protein, whose product is MVSAAYDEAVLDFRRRKDEHFAAGRGPVRPETFTGLTYYPPDEAWAFRVPLHPAPDGGAPFTLDTNTGQPRTMSALGTVTLPLPGGERTLTVYAPLGEERPQRVFIPFRDATSGEETYGAGRYLDAPLADDGELWVDVDFNMAYHPYCAYGDGWTCPLPPASNRLPDAVRAGERLAPPSAP